The Telopea speciosissima isolate NSW1024214 ecotype Mountain lineage chromosome 11, Tspe_v1, whole genome shotgun sequence genome includes the window ACAGAAATCGAATCTGTAGGtactgttctctctctctctctctctctatatatatagcTAGATGCCATTCGATTGGAACCTTTTATCTGATGGAATGAAACATTTGAGATTTGAAGGTCTATGGACACGATTCTGGGCCTTGTGcgaaaaacaagaaacaaaaaagattgAGATTGAATCGTCTACAAGAACGGTTGGACCACAATGCGTTGTTGGTTTGACCATTAAACCGTAGTACTACTGGTAGTCATCAGTTCATTTAGTCTGTAGACCGCCCGGTGCAACGGGCCAAAACCCGAttcattttccaaaaaaaaaaacttgatatATTCTGATCTTTGGTAGCACAGTTAACTTGGATGCTTGTGGAATTCAACACAAATCTTCTACGGCGCGCTGCTCTGTCTTGCTTGTGCTACGCAGACATAGGGCCGTGTgcaatgactaccttaccccttctcaggcaaggcgcttgggtaggggtaaggcagtcaatgCTCGttgcaccgtagaagatctggatcctgtAGAATTGGCTCCAAATAATACAATACGTGATACATGGGGGAAAAAATTGGTTTCAAACCTTTCTTCCACCAGGGGGGTTGAGACTGTTGGTGTGATACGAAATCAAACTGAGAATCAAATTGGTTCTGAAATTCGACACTCAAACCAAACTTGTTCGAACGGTTCTATTCTATTCGGTTCTTACACGGTTCGGATTTCGTTCCTATAATCAGGTTATATACCATAATATAGTACACTAAAATACAATATTATAATATAGTTGTGTTATAAGATCTGATACtaatattagtaatatatattataatatacattaatactataatatattaatatagtATAATAAACTGGTATCCAactttggtttggttttagtttcgGAATTCGGTTCCTATGTTAGAATTGGAACTGAATCGAACCAAACTCAATTCCTACATTTTAGAACCAAGTTGGATTCGAATTTCATTCAGTTCGGTTCGGCTTGGCTTATTCGATGTGGTtccgattttgatttttattccaGTTCCAAATTAATACCCTTAATTAAACTTGCATTTGGTTAATACTAGAGGTCTCTCCTGACTTAATTAGGTATATATCATATAACATAAAAGACAAACTATCTATATGTCTAGACAGTTTAGGCAATAAGTTAGAACATATAGTATTTTCCATCATCGATTTTCCAAAAAAGTCAATAATGGAGGCTATATGGTGTCATACCATcaatccatttttttaaaaggtccaaaaggaaaggattaataaaAATCTTCTTAAAAGATGGGCATAGCGATGGATTGTAAAAGATCTCAAAGATTTTGTTTTTTCGTTCTAATCCATTACAAGTTGCCGTGTGgctgtaagtttggccctgtcggtcCAAGCCTGCCCTAAGCCTGAATAGGGTTTGGATTGGATTTTTCAATCCTTAGACAGGTTAGGATTGAAATTTTTAGGCCCTGTGTTAgattatgctttacaatttattgtatacattttacaatttttgtttaatatctaATTGTCTATTGATTTATCCAAAAAAaggctaattatctattgaacgaaaatatttataattttaaaattgaactaaGCTTTTTAACCAAAAGAAAAGTTTAATAGTCAAAATTAAagatgaaacaaaccaatacccaatcacatgtgtctcattATTTTAATTCATAAGATGacgtaaatggcaaaaaagtaGGGCAAATCAGAGCCAATCAGGCCCTAGCAAAAATTAGGATCAATCAAGACCAATTCATCCTTGGTAAAAATTAGGATCAATCAAGGCTAACCTGGCCAAGCCCGGcccgatcagggtcaatcagagCCAACATGGGCTGGGCTAAGCGAGGCAGGGTGTGGCCTGGACTGAGATACCTAAGCCTGACTTAGGGTTgtgctagggttttagaaaaatccCAGCCTATTTCACCCCTAGGCCACATCATAGAGTATTGCTTCCAAGCTCATTGGTCAAGTTTTAATTCAAACAAGTAACGCAACACCCTTTTAAATGAGTTCAAAGCGTGAATCAAACCATACAAATGCCACTAGCTAAGATCCATTACACTGAAATGGTAATTCTATAATTATTTAACAAAAATTACTTAGTGCAGTTGGTGAGTTGTGGTTCTCTTCATGCTGATGCACACTAAGAAGTCTCGAGTTCAAATCTCCAGGGTGTtacctccccctccccttaaGAAAAATATAGATAAAAACTGCCAATCGTAATTCTATAATTTTAGGAAATTTCTTAACTTACTTTAAATTAAGACTGAAAACTTTATTAGTGATATGGAATGTATAGATGTTTATCACATAGACTAAGCTAACAAACCATCGAAAGTGTGGTGTGTACTATGTAGCGAGGGAATGTTGACTTGTAGTAAAAGGGTAGACTTTTCTCCTAACTCGAATTTTATTTGACTTTGACTCAAGATCTCCATGAGTAGAGTGGACTCGAGTGTGATGGAGGTAGATTTGTCAAATTCTATGGTATAGATATAGAGTCTGGATCAGGTTCTTGTACAAGATCAGATGCCGCCATTCCAACATgtggcctctctctctttctcctcagACTTCAGTGCAAGCAATTCGCGTTTATATGTACAAACATATATGCATCCCCTCTAGTCTTGGTTAATATATGCTCtcattcattaaaaaaaaaaaaaatttcacgtttattgtatttttttgattACTTATTTTTTAGGGAGTAGAGTTCCAAGGGGTGTCATGTAATTCACccttttttttggaggtgtCAACAAAAAGACTTTATTCATAAAGTGCATGTGATACTCATGGCAGGAGTATAAAACATGTCCTGAATCCATGGATTAGAATTTGGTCAGACCATAATCCATATACACCAGACCATTGTATATGTCACAGATTAATCTCACTTTGAACATAATtgaaagggagaatgttctctgtaatgggggcgcaggctgtgcccagacacatggggttggacgcaatgaccaccctgccctctAAGTGGCatgcccatgtgtttgggcgcagcctgcgctgcggcacagagaacatgagccctagGTGAAATTACCACtttaaaaagaagaggaaagaaacaCAATATCCTCAAGAATAGATCTGATTGTGCCCTTTTATGGTATATGTGCATTTTTCATGGTATATATTGATAGTAAGGATATATTGGGAGACCGGCTATATATATCTACTATACATCTGATTTCTCTATGATCAAATCAAATTCTAATTAGTTTCACGAATATtattatttctgaatttctgatCCATTTTTTTCATGAAATGGAAGCAAGTAATAATACCAGCCATTATCACTCATTACTGATCCTTCTTCTAgccttcattttctttcttaacaTCAACTACCCAACAACCTCAGCACTGGAACTTGAAGAGTTAACCAATAGAGTTGCCATTGATTTATGTAACAAGTTCTCAGATCTCATTTTCTGTCTAGATGCACTTGGAAGTGATCCCAGAACTGAAACAGCAGATCTTTATGGATTAGCCATGATCTCCTTCGACCTTGCTCGAACCAATTTCACTCAAGCTTCATCATTTGCAGCCCAACTGAGTAACCAAACCAAAGATCCATCACTCAAGTCATGCTTAGACTTGTGCAAAGTGATATATGACAATGGAAACTCTATGCTCCAACAAGCTCGTTCATTTGCAGAGGCAAATGTTCTTATGAGTGCTGAAGCGAATATGGCAGATGTTACATGGGCTATTGTTCCCAAATGTATGGATGAATTCAAGAAACGCGGCGTCGATGATTCACCATTGAGGGAGAAGAACCATTTTGTGCAGACTTTGTCTGCATTGTCTGTTAGGATACTGCAAGCTCTCCAGGGAAAGGTTCTACTTGATTAATATTTAGATCTTTTAATGTCATTTATATATAAGTAATcaagtaataataataagacGTTAATCCacttttctcttctctgtttctgCTATGATAGTATTAATCAATCAGGTCTTCCTAATGTATATTAGTTTCTACTTAATATATCCAGAGGATTTTTCTCTGCTTGTATGGAGTGATGTTAATCACTTCTATGTATACTCTGGTAGGAAGAAACTTTCATATTCCAACTGGTCATACGAGAATAATTCTTTATTGAAATGAATCAACGGAAAAAATTTGGCTGCTACGCCCATAGcaagaatgttcctgctacaaggctagcagccaaggaaatagaaCAATTCcattcccctttgggttcataaataccctcttaggttttagtattttccaatTTTACTGCTCGTCCCAAATGCATATGGCATCAAATGTCTTCTCTTCTGCAGTAGAAATCTTCTCGATCTCATTAAGTAGAAATGCTTCTTCTCGATCGTCTGTCTTCTCACTCTATTCACCGTTAGCCTTTTGGCTCCCGCAGTCACGTGCCCTATATATAAAACCCCTCCGATCTCTGCTTTTCCTCCCTTCTGGCCTTCTCCAACTCAAAAAGTCTTCTAATTaagatctttgtttttttttttggtaaaaaaaaaaattattaaagagATAAACGTGACAAGGCCGAGGCATCCACATAACACAAATCTTGGAATCAAGGAGTAGAATTTAGCCATACTATCTTACACCTTATTGATAATGCCTTCTTGTCAAGGTAGAGAGTCAGTAACACTTAGGGTTAAACTCCCTAGGAACATATGTGAAGTGACAATGAACAAAATTGGACATCAAATACCAAATATCATCAACATTAATAGACAATACGGCTATGGGGGCCGGCTTGGTAGGCTTGACAACAAGCCGAATGAGATCTTTGTTGTCGGATTCCACCAAAACTCTATCGAAGCATTCTGAAATGGACTGAGGGAGAGTTGATCGAATAGCCAGAGCCTCCCCTTGTCGAGGAGAATGGAAAGATGATGGCTCAATTCATTGGGACCTTTTAGGTTTACAACAAACACTGGGACAATATACATTAACACTAATTGCAACAATCAAGTTCAAGTACATCCCAAAGAAAAGTGGGGGGCATgccaaagaaagggaaaggtgaatcaatataaaaaagaaaaggaaaaattttgtaatcataaTAATTATGACATCTATTGACAAATTAGTTTTACCATACCTGGTAATGGACTGAGTTTGTTAAGTTTGTTCACTTCACCATGGGCATTGGTACCATCAAATGGTCACACCTGAGGATAGTTTCGACTTCATCAATAGGTGGCATGAGTTTAAGCATCACTTGGATCGATCGTATCGGCCGATTTATATCAATATTGACCAACACCCATATCAATACATAACCGATATCATATCAGATATATATCTTTAAGGGCAAAACCATCTAATATGGCCAATATGGATGGATACCAATACCGATATGGATCgtatacctaaaaccatgataGGGGTGAGGATATGAGGGAAGAACCGAAAAACGCAACCGGAATGCGTTTGAACGTCCAATTCACCCCTTTATATTCCTTTGAAGTGAATTGGCCCGTAGAATGCAAATGAACAAGCACTTTGACCAATTCCGACCACACTAGCATAAAAGCAAAATGGTTACGAAAAACAGACGCAAGTTTAGAGAGGTATAccccagggttttagtaatcaggAATAAAGGATTTGTCTTTTCTATTGATTCCTATATATTGAATCCAAAAAATTCTTGAATGAGGTATCCCAATTCCAGGGATGAATTGAAAAAGAAATCTTTATTGGTTCTACCTcctatttttttatgaagagaATGAATCTTTTTGTCGAAGGATCAGAAAAAATCAGCCTGGATCTCCGACGGGAATGGCTTGGAAGGTACCCATAGAGTGCAAATGAACAAGCATTTTGACCAATTCCGACCACGCTAGCATAATAGCAAAATGGTTATCAAAAATGGACGTAAGTATAGAGAGGTATACCCCCAGGGTCTTAGTAATCAGGAAACGGATTGGGATCAGTCTTCCCCGATATTGATCCAATGCCGATCCGGATTGCCTTGAATCACGCTGATCTGATGGAACTACCGCTGcttgttttaaacaaaaatcaaacGAGAAAAGGCGCATCCCTGCCTTTCCTTAGGGGTGTCCGGTCAACTCACGTTCGACTGTGTTTGAGGCCCTGGACGTAGGTACACACCTAGACGCCGACCAGATGACATTTTTTCTCTCAAATCAAATTTAGTTACTTTTTTTTACACTTGGTTAGTAGCAGTGGATTGGTATCGGATCAGTCAAGAATCAAAGACCGCTACCAATCCGATCCTAACGAATCCACCGATTCCAAGTCAATACTATGAACCATGATACCCCATACCCGACATTTTCAAAAGCCTCACGGCCAATGCTGGTGAAAACTGTAAGTGTAAATGAAATATAGGGTATCCAACGTTTGGTGATATTATATGTTGGGTAACCAGCGTCTGAAAAATAATGTTTGAGGTACTACTTTTTGAATTTACAATAATACCCAATCGCAATTATACTCATCACTGCCATTGTAGCCATTGTCGCCGCCACCATTGTCATCACCACCCTGTTAGAAAAACACTGCCGAGAAATGGGATTCTACAATAATGCTACATCCACGGTTGACGATAGAACTACTTCACCATTCTCTGAAGCAATTTTACAAAACCCTTTGGCGGGGACGTATGCATTTTTTAGGCCATCCGATCCGGATTTGTTTCAAGACCAAAACGGGCCTCTGAAGATCCCCACTACACTTTCTGGATTGAGatcagacttcaccaataaTATACCCAGTCCCTCCCTCTCATGCCTCTTTCCCACCCTTCCCGAATCCCCTCCCAGTCTCACCCGTCGCACTAATAAGGAACATCGAACGTTGAATCATTAAACTTAAGGTACCTAAACTTCATATCTATGAAACATGAGGTACTCCAAATGATAATATTCCAAACATTAGGTATCCAATTTATAATTTCTCCAAACATTGGGTATCCCAGGTATCAATTACTCAAACTACATTATAACAAATGCACGCCAATTCAACGTACATGCTAAGCCAACCTGTCGCCACCTGGGCTCCCAAAGGGCCAGAATGATGTCTTCTTTGAAAGTAAGCACTCCTACAGTACCATTATTCTATGCTATGAGTCTACAAAATAATATACAGAAGTGTAGGGATGCTTCAGATCAACTGTGAGGTGTTCCGTGTCCCTGGGaaaattatcgtctccatttatctgtccttccattttctccatttcatctaatagaggggagtggatcccacttgggcagtgtgtttggacagggggtagggtggtcattttcccCCCTTATGAGACTAAATGAAAGAAATGGAGGGATAGATAAATGCAGACGATAAAGATCCGTGTCCCTGACCTAGAAAGCAGGGTGTGGTTTCTGCTATGAGCATGGCACGTTTATTGTTGCTAAAAGTAAATCAgggttttttgtatttttttcttcaaaaatccCTCGAAAGGGACATCATGGTTTCAAAAGTCGGGAATCAGATTGGAATCGACTGACGTTGAtctcaattttcaccatttttgttgttttctaaATCGGAAGCGTATTGGTTGAATTGGTTGAATTCTAGTCATTTTATTTGTAATCCATCTTGAATTGAACCAATTCATGAATGATTCCCGAATCTTGAACAAACTCAAATTTCATCATAAAATAGCATTGATTCTCGATTCTTGAACAGATTCAGGTCAATCTAGATTGAAATCCTCTTTGACCGATTTCATTCCCAAGTCCAAGTTTCAAAACCTTGGGGGCAATTAATAAAAGCGAGATGGACGTTTTATGCTAGTACATCAAAAGCCAAGTAGAAGTTAGGGTTCCAAGAATCGGGAATTGAAATTGTGGATTCGGATTGGAATCAACTGACAATGATCTCAATTTCCCCCCATTCCTAATTGTTAGTCTGAATCTAAATTGGATCAGCAGCATTGGATCCAAACCGGCTGATTCCTAGTCAATTTCTTTGTAATCCACTTTTGAATTAGACTGATTCCCAATTCCTGAGCCGATTCTATTTTCATCACAAAATGACAGCTTGGAATCAATTGAATTGGACGATTCAGTCCGATTCGGATCTTACTCCATCCCAATTCCAGAGTCTGCAAATTTCTGCTCTGATTGTATTGTCTTAACGAAATATTCTGAGCAAAACAATACACCGGACCAGCCGTCTAATTAGGACCAAATGGTGGTTCGCTAATTCCGGTGAACCCAGACGGTTCATCTAGATTTTTGGAACATCATTATTGACCCGCAACCCAATTGACAAGGCAACGCAGCGAGAGCCAAGTCAATCAGCAGCCTTCAAAGTTGAATGTGCATATATGTCTAATTCCAAGTCTCATAACTCCATTTTCCCCCCTTCTACCCTGTTTGGATCCCACACAGAGTAAACAACTATAGATAGATAGGCCAGTATTGAAAAATTAATCTCCttgtttaaaaatatatattttttttttgaatacaaGGCTTTGTTGTATGTCAAACACCATCATTTGTGTTGTCACATGATTTGTATAATCAAATAGAAATAATTGGGGGAAAGAGGGGGTTGGTGGCCGGCCGGAGATGaaatatctatctatctattcaTCCTATGATGATTCTGATAGTATTACCACCGGATGAGCCAATAAAAGAGGAGGTACAACCACCACAGAATCCATGTCATGATGATGCGACGGCAGCTCCGGCGGCTCCGGCAGCAGCGCTGGAGGTTGGGTGGTGGTGTTACACCGACAAATTGGGCATGTCGTGTTTGATCTCAACCATACATTGATACAGTCTACATGAAAGAAATGCTTACAATTTTGTAGAAGCTTAATCATCTCTTCATCTTGAAATAGACTTAAGCAAACTGCACACTCTCTTGAACCTCCATTCTTGTAGTCTTCATGTTGGTTGTTTAATAATAAGATTAGCTGTTTGTAGGCGAAAACCGGTAAGGAATCAATTGCCAATTGATTGAGACCAGAATTGGGTGGTTCTTGTGGGTGTGTTCGATTGATTGTAGCCTCGTTGATTAACTGATTGATTCGTGAACGACGCCTTGCAGTGCTGCGCTTAAGAAGACACCATGCAGCGAGGTATAATAGAACCACTAATGTGATTGCAATAAGTAAAGAGAGGATTAGTGTGAGAACCACGCCGGTCCAGCTTCCTCCACCGTTATCGTTTGGGTAGTTTCCGTTGTTGCTACCGCCATCACCGGCGCCACCGTAAGACATGGATGCATTAATCTCTAAACACTTCCAAGGGAGAGACAAGAGGGAACTTTGAATGAACCAGGAGAGGATGGAAATGAATTCTTTCGTCTTTTGAATGGGGGAATATTAGTGGATTAATATTGGAATGCAAGAGAAACGTGGGTCGcgcttctttttatttatttacgaCTCAAGTCAGTTAGGTTGCTGTCTACCTCACGTTATGATGAACCACTATGGTTTATCAGACCAGAACGGTTAACTAATCCATGAGGTTCAGTTCCAGCGGTTCAAGACTTAAGATCAGTATTCATTCCATTAATAAATTgagatct containing:
- the LOC122644699 gene encoding putative invertase inhibitor, with protein sequence MEASNNTSHYHSLLILLLAFIFFLNINYPTTSALELEELTNRVAIDLCNKFSDLIFCLDALGSDPRTETADLYGLAMISFDLARTNFTQASSFAAQLSNQTKDPSLKSCLDLCKVIYDNGNSMLQQARSFAEANVLMSAEANMADVTWAIVPKCMDEFKKRGVDDSPLREKNHFVQTLSALSVRILQALQGKVLLD
- the LOC122644700 gene encoding RING-H2 finger protein ATL40-like, whose translation is MSYGGAGDGGSNNGNYPNDNGGGSWTGVVLTLILSLLIAITLVVLLYLAAWCLLKRSTARRRSRINQLINEATINRTHPQEPPNSGLNQLAIDSLPVFAYKQLILLLNNQHEDYKNGGSRECAVCLSLFQDEEMIKLLQNCKHFFHVDCINVWLRSNTTCPICRCNTTTQPPALLPEPPELPSHHHDMDSVVVVPPLLLAHPVVILSESS